Genomic segment of Drosophila biarmipes strain raj3 chromosome 2L, RU_DBia_V1.1, whole genome shotgun sequence:
TGGGCAAGCACTTTTCTCTGCCCGGCCGCACAGGACTAAGTCAACCCATCGAACTGGACACCAGCCAAAACTACATTGCTGTGTACACTCATCTAAAGGTGCACGCCACTGAAATGCCGGACAGGCTGCCCACGCCCGAGGCTATTGGGCGCGTGCAGGCGGAAAACACCGAGGTCAAACCTAAGACTCGAACTT
This window contains:
- the LOC108034291 gene encoding WD repeat-containing protein on Y chromosome, whose product is MNSNVSKDEWEMDRDGLRKLLARSLKDPILGKHFSLPGRTGLSQPIELDTSQNYIAVYTHLKVHATEMPDRLPTPEAIGRVQAENTEVKPKTRTSKTRGDPCSTTI